Proteins encoded in a region of the Vicia villosa cultivar HV-30 ecotype Madison, WI linkage group LG5, Vvil1.0, whole genome shotgun sequence genome:
- the LOC131603299 gene encoding probable receptor-like protein kinase At1g11050: MNPSLVFLLFFLIILIDSSNSTTTCPVSMKFVQTVPWNSSLCHNFKPSQTKTETKQSLCCQTLLSLFGIALAENLKRHSIFHFSNTSTSQSCLQDYQSSLTSISLPNNLVSSCFDPSQFVSTPDTCVHIQSEQDWFNKVDSTSLALLDDVCKPDLTDHDHCNACQRQGDLVHQMLTRMDGNGSHSQDCFYFTILYIAGIVNRFGPQSNGVLACILILLVVKEDSEKENHHVLVIGLVSASFVFVAFLLGLLYFWYTWWVKRKKNDNLLSHNGGSMEPSFSLRVRPKSGLIWFDFKDLLKVTDNFSSGNFVGRGGFGSVYKGVLPDGTVVAVKRIEESDYQGDVEFYREVGIVSSLKHRNLVTIRGCCVVGEDENSEYIGKYLVYDYMPNGNLKDHLFPDTDSENAKRVLTLAQRKNIILDVANALVYLHFGVKPPVYHRDIKATNILLDAGMRARVADFGLARQDYSQNRSQLNTRVAGTHGYLAPEYALYGQLTEKSDVYSFGIVVLEIMCGRKALQLSSSGEPNFLITDWVWSLIKSGNMIKALDGSILMDGNSNRSVMERFLSVGILCSHVLVALRPTILDALKMLEGDIEVPSISNMSMSPGNHMFARREST; encoded by the coding sequence ATGAATCCTAGTTTGGTttttctcttgttctttctcATCATACTCATAGATTCATCAAACTCAACAACAACATGTCCAGTGTCTATGAAATTTGTCCAAACAGTCCCTTGGAATTCTTCACTATGTCATAACTTCAAACCCTCACAAACCAAAACAGAAACAAAACAATCTCTTTGTTGTCAAACTCTCTTATCTCTCTTTGGCATAGCACTTGCTGAGAATCTCAAAAGACACTCCATTTTCCATTTCTCCAACACCTCTACCTCACAATCTTGCTTACAAGATTACCAATCTAGTCTCACTTCAATCTCACTTCCTAACAACCTTGTTTCCTCATGTTTTGATCCATCTCAGTTTGTTTCTACCCCCGACACATGTGTTCATATTCAATCTGAACAAGATTGGTTTAACAAAGTTGATTCGACAAGTTTAGCACTTCTTGATGATGTTTGTAAACCAGATTTAACAGATCATGATCATTGTAATGCTTGTCAAAGGCAAGGGGATTTGGTTCATCAGATGCTGACTCGAATGGATGGTAATGGTTCTCATTCTCAAGATTGTTTTTACTTTACTATACTTTATATTGCTGGGATTGTGAATAGGTTTGGTCCTCAGAGTAATGGTGTTCTGGCTTGTATTCTTATTTTGTTGGTTGTGAAAGAGGATTCTGAAAAGGAAAATCATCATGTTCTTGTCATTGGGTTGGTTTCAGCTTCTTTTGTGTTTGTGGCTTTTTTGTTAGGGTTGTTGTATTTTTGGTATACATGGTGGGTGAAGAGGAAAAAGAATGATAATTTGTTATCACATAATGGTGGTTCGATGGAACCGAGTTTTAGTTTAAGAGTTAGGCCTAAAAGCGGGttgatttggtttgattttaaGGATCTTTTGAAGGTAACTGATAATTTTTCGTCGGGAAATTTTGTTGGGAGAGGcgggtttggttcggtttataagGGGGTTTTACCGGACGGGACAGTTGTTGCGGTTAAAAGGATTGAAGAGTCTGATTATCAAGGAGATGTTGAGTTTTACAGAGAGGTTGGGATTGTTAGTAGCTTGAAGCACCGCAATTTGGTGACGATTAGAGGGTGTTGTGTGGTTGGTGAGGATGAGAATTCGGAGTACATTGGAAAGTATCTTGTTTATGATTACATGCCAAATGGTAATCTTAAAGACCATCTTTTTCCAGATACGGATAGCGAAAATGCAAAGCGAGTACTAACTTTGGCGCAAAGAAAGAACATAATCTTGGATGTGGCGAACGCGTTGGTTTATTTGCACTTTGGAGTTAAACCTCCTGTTTACCATAGAGATATCAAAGCCACAAATATACTACTTGATGCAGGTATGAGGGCAAGGGTTGCAGATTTCGGGCTGGCGAGACAGGACTACAGTCAAAATAGGTCTCAGTTAAATACAAGAGTAGCCGGAACTCACGGATATCTTGCTCCCGAGTACGCGCTTTATGGTCAGCTAACTGAGAAAAGTGACGTCTACAGCTTTGGCATTGTTGTTCTTGAGATAATGTGTGGAAGAAAAGCTCTTCAGCTGTCATCGTCAGGAGAGCCTAATTTCTTGATCACGGATTGGGTTTGGTCGTTGATAAAATCCGGAAACATGATTAAGGCTTTGGATGGTTCTATCTTAATGGATGGAAATTCCAATAGAAGCGTAATGGAGAGATTTTTGTCGGTTGGAATTTTGTGTTCTCATGTATTGGTTGCTTTAAGGCCAACAATTTTGGATGCTTTGAAGATGTTAGAAGGGGACATTGAAGTTCCATCGATTTCAAATATGTCAATGAGTCCGGGGAATCACATGTTTGCGCGACGTGAATCAACTTGA
- the LOC131605776 gene encoding uncharacterized protein LOC131605776, translated as MSSNSCTNSSSSSVNGFYNLLTKRLNALHQSLVLSDNFMSIQFVSEVVSSLQSFQLQLILVVQNLCLPIGGKWLDEYMDESSRLWDVCHAVKSSISGIENYSSGGSNIVASLDGFHHLNQEVSHQVLRSIYIGQREVLALEEENKSMVETRIQSLSQYINNDISLESKLTEYNGFRGVLYAMRRVSSLLLMILLNGVAYCLSSSCFDHQENEENLVFGSNFVVSMATLKQKVGKEIDKSNVKPGILLHEFQQAKVAMEEMKVGVERVVVYGEGFEIEEKVEKLKSCFGLLKSGVENLIGKVDDLFDEIVEGRKKILDMCSHK; from the exons ATGTCTTCTAATTCATGCacaaattcttcttcttcttctgtcaaTGGTTTCTATAACTTGCTTACTAAAAGACTAAATGCTCTTCACCAATCATTGGTCCTATCGGATAACTTCATGTCGATCCAATTTGTTTCGGAGGTGGTTTCGTCGCTACAATCCTTTCAGTTGCAGTTAATACTTGTGGTGCAAAATCTTTGTTTACCTATTGGAGGGAAATGGTTGGATGAATATATGGATGAAAGTTCTAGGCTTTGGGATGTTTGTCATGCTGTCAAATCTTCCATTTCTGGAATTGAGAACTATTCTTCAGGTGGGTCTAATATAGTTGCCTCATTGGATGGATTCCATCATTTGAATCAAGAGGTTTCACATCAG GTTCTTAGATCAATATACATTGGTCAAAGGGAGGTTCTAGCACTGGAAGAGGAAAACAAAAGCATGGTGGAAACAAGAATTCAATCATTGTCACAATATATAAACAATGACATCAGTTTGGAATCGAAGCTAACCGAATACAACGGCTTTCGAGGCGTTCTTTATGCGATGAGAAGAGTTAGTTCACTACTACTAATGATTCTATTAAATGGTGTTGCATATTGTTTATCTTCATCATGCTTTGATCATCAAGAGAATGAAGAGAACTTGGTTTTTGGATCAAACTTTGTGGTTTCAATGGCAACATTGAAGCAGAAAGTTGGAAAGGAGATAGATAAGAGTAATGTGAAGCCAGGGATTTTGTTACATGAATTTCAACAAGCAAAGGTTGCTATGGAGGAAATGAAGGTGGGGGTGGAGAGAGTAGTAGTTTATGGAGAAGGGTTTGAGATTGAGGAAAAAGTTGAGAAGTTGAAAAGTTGCTTTGGATTGTTGAAAAGTGGAGTTGAGAATTTAATAGGAAAAGTTGATGATTTGTTTGATGAAATTGTTGAAGGAAGGAAGAAGATTTTGGACATGTGTAGTCATAAGTAG
- the LOC131603300 gene encoding serine/threonine-protein kinase SAPK7-like, whose amino-acid sequence MEKYEEVKDIGCGNYAAVKLIRNKETKALFAVKYISRGHKVDERVAREIINHRSLCHPNIIQFKEVFLTPRDIAIVMEYATNGDLFDYVSSHGKLNEDEARHFFQQLISGASHCHDMEICHRDLKLENTLLNGKLIKICDFGYSKSYLLHSRPKSMIGTPSYIAPEIFSRKEYDGKLADVWSCGVILYIMLVGEFPFGDQKDLHNLKKIMNQIILAQYKIPDTIHMSQDCRNLLSRIFVANPMKRISMREIKSHPWFLEKLPEESTKEGEDVDYIKENSITCLQSVEEIMRIVDEAKTIASTSSLDQLGDLLEAFKM is encoded by the exons ATGGAAAAGTATGAAGAAGTGAAGGATATTGGATGTGGAAATTATGCAGCTGTGAAGCTTATTAGGAACAAAGAAACAAAAGCTCTTTTTGCAGTCAAATACATCTCACGAGGCCACAAG gTTGATGAAAGGGTGGCAAGGGAAATTATAAATCATAGAAGTCTTTGTCATCCAAATATTATTCAGTTCAAGGAG GTGTTCTTGACTCCAAGAGATATTGCAATAGTTATGGAGTATGCAACTAATGGAGATCTATTTGATTATGTTTCCAGTCATGGGAAATTAAATGAAGACGAG GCTCGCCATTTCTTCCAACAACTCATTTCAGGGGCTAGTCATTGTCATGACAtg gaAATATGTCACAGAGACTTGAAGTTGGAGAACACTTTATTAAATGGAAAGCTTATTAAAATTTGTGATTTTGGCTATTCTAAG TCATATCTACTTCATTCAAGACCCAAATCCATGATTGGAACTCCATCCTATATTGCACCAGAGATTTTTTCTCGTAAAGAATATGATGGAAAG TTAGCAGATGTATGGTCATGTGGAGTGATACTTTACATAATGTTAGTGGGAGAATTTCCATTTGGGGACCAAAAAGATCTCCACAATCTCAAGAAAATAATGAAT CAAATTATACTTGCTCAATACAAGATTCCAGACACCATTCACATGTCTCAAGATTGTAGAAATTTATTATCTCGCATTTTTGTTGCAAATCCAATGAAA AGAATCAGCATGAGGGAAATTAAGTCTCACCCATGGTTTTTAGAGAAGTTGCCAGAGGAATCCACAAAAGAGGGTGAAGATGTCGACTACATAAAAGAAAATTCAATCACTTGTCTTCAAAGTGTAGAGGAGATAATGAGAATTGTTGATGAGGCTAAAACTATAGCTTCAACTTCAAGTTTGGATCAATTGGGGGATTTACTTGAGGCTTTCAAGATGTAA